From the genome of bacterium:
CTGCCTGTTACCATTACGCTTCCGTGTGTTTTAAAATGCACAATGGAAAAATAAACAAGCGGAGTCGGTACAACCCCGACATCAATTACATCTATACCGGTTGACAAAATACCTTTTACAAGAGCGTCTCTTATTCTGCCTGAGGATAGCCTTACGTCTCTGCCCACAGAGACAAGTTTTTTCCCCTCCCTGATCATAAAAGTTCCGTATGCTCTGCCTATATTTTCCACAGTCTGCGAATTAAGATCTGTTTCTGCAATACCTCTTATATCATATGCCCTGAAAATTTCTTTGTTCATTTTACGCTCCTTACCATTTTGTAATAAATATTATACTTCCAATATCAGTAAGTACCTGTAACTACACGTTGTATTCCATTGTAATCATTTAATATTTGCAAATTTTTTAATCCTGACGATCTGAATATTTGTGCAACATCATCAGACTGGCCGTAGCCTACTTCCACTGCAATTAAACCGCCCTTTTTTAAAATGCTCTTTGCCTGCCTTAC
Proteins encoded in this window:
- a CDS encoding phosphomannomutase, which produces MNKEIFRAYDIRGIAETDLNSQTVENIGRAYGTFMIREGKKLVSVGRDVRLSSGRIRDALVKGILSTGIDVIDVGVVPTPLVYFSIVHFKTHGSVMVTG